A single window of Engraulis encrasicolus isolate BLACKSEA-1 chromosome 20, IST_EnEncr_1.0, whole genome shotgun sequence DNA harbors:
- the LOC134435848 gene encoding G-protein coupled receptor 4-like — MNSISALLNPSVGLSISTFSPPTPGNETHCDYHPSVKTWFTVLHFAIIILGLPSNGFAAFVSYQHVRQGNELGVYLLNLALTDICFILMLPVWMEYNFASKWKHGDTACVVSVFFLFTQFYYSVCLLCCIAVDRYLAVVHPLRFPAMRKMTTAVGMCILSWTFTVVFNAATLSKETVYRYDHEASTCLDVFPMKLEYARRVSYARFLTWFLLPSLLVGFCSWQIRREVQSNRATEKQERNRVCRLLLLVQLTVAVCFGPLHIMFLVRALWETCQTLPWISYPYKAGAALATLNCLADPLLYCFITRSGKANIRKAIVLLQRKNTNSMDSGALELELNRQFQKPK; from the coding sequence ATGAACTCAATATCTGCATTGTTGAATCCTTCTGTTGGCCTATCCATATCCACATTTTCACCACCAACACCCGGCAATGAGACGCACTGTGACTATCACCCATCAGTAAAGACATGGTTTACGGTTTTGCACTTTGCCATCATCATCCTGGGCCTCCCCAGCAACGGCTTCGCAGCATTTGTGTCCTACCAGCATGTGCGACAGGGCAATGAGTTGGGGGTGTACCTGTTGAACTTGGCTCTGACGGACATTTGTTTCATCTTGATGTTACCCGTCTGGATGGAATACAACTTCGCCAGCAAGTGGAAACACGGGGACACGGCGTGTGTGGTGTCCGTTTTCTTCTTGTTCACCCAGTTCTACTACAgcgtgtgtctgctgtgttgcaTTGCAGTTGACCGCTATCTGGCTGTGGTCCACCCCTTGAGGTTTCCCGCCATGCGGAAGATGACCACAGCCGTGGGCATGTGTATACTGTCATGGACCTTCACCGTGGTCTTCAATGCCGCCACGCTGTCCAAAGAGACTGTGTACAGGTACGACCACGAAGCCAGCACCTGTCTGGACGTCTTCCCCATGAAGCTGGAGTACGCCAGGCGCGTCAGCTACGCCCGCTTCCTCACCTGGTTCCTCCTGCCTTCGCTGCTGGTCGGCTTCTGCAGCTGGCAGATCCGCAGGGAGGTGCAGTCGAACCGCGCCACGGAGAAACAGGAGCGCAACCGGGTGTGCCGGCTACTGCTGCTGGTGCAGCTCACTGTGGCCGTCTGCTTTGGGCCCCTGCACATCATGTTCCTGGTTAGAGCGCTGTGGGAGACCTGCCAGACCCTGCCGTGGATATCCTATCCTTACAAGGCTGGCGCGGCTCTGGCCACCCTTAACTGTTTGGCCGATCCGCTGTTGTACTGTTTCATCACCAGGTCAGGGAAAGCCAACATCAGGAAGGCCATTGTGCTCTTACAGAGGAAGAACACAAACAGTATGGACAGCGGTGCCTTGGAGCTAGAACTGAATCGACAATTTCAGAAACCTAAGTGA